Proteins co-encoded in one Papaver somniferum cultivar HN1 chromosome 5, ASM357369v1, whole genome shotgun sequence genomic window:
- the LOC113281305 gene encoding DEAD-box ATP-dependent RNA helicase 21-like, with amino-acid sequence MKRAFDDLTSGGATPISATNIKKPVFLTKAQREQLAIQRREEEVAEQKRRAEQLAQQQQNPNSSSSNNHRSARPSSPSHDSRHHRSRDRERDRDRERERDRERDNERRNREREREEESRSREKSRVEKQVEREKEKELDAIKEQYLGTKKPKKRVIKPSEKFRFSFDWENTEDTSRDMNALYQNPHEAQLLFGRGFRAGMDRREQKKLAAKNEKELREEIRKKDGIEERPEDLAMQRQKEEAADLYDTFDMRIDRHWSDKKLEEMTERDWRIFREDFNISYKGSKIPRPMRNWRESNLSTELLKAVEKVGYKTPSPIQMAAIPLGLQQRDVIGIAETGSGKTAAFVLPMLTYISRLPPMSEENEAEGPYAVVMAPTRELAQQIEDETVKFAHYLGIKVVSIVGGQSIEEQGFKIRQGCEVVIATPGRLIDCLERRYAVLNQCNYVVLDEADRMIDMGFEPQVMGVLDAMPSSNLKPENEDEELDAKRIYRTTYMFSATMPASVERLARKYLRNPVVVNIGTAGKATELITQNVIMIKESEKMPRLQKLLNDLDEKTAIVFINTKKSADFLSKNLDKNGYRVTALHGGKSQEQREISLEGFRNKRFNVLVATDVAGRGIDIPDVAHVINYDMPGNIEMYTHRIGRTGRAGKTGVATTFLTLHDTDVFYDLKQMLTQSNSPVPPELARHEAAKFKPGSVPDRPARRNDMVYAQH; translated from the coding sequence ATGAAACGAGCATTCGATGACCTAACCAGTGGTGGCGCCACCCCAATTTCCGCCACCAATATCAAGAAACCTGTCTTCTTAACCAAAGCACAACGTGAACAATTAGCAATTCAACGTCGTGAAGAGGAAGTAGCCGAACAAAAACGCCGAGCAGAACAATTagctcaacaacaacaaaaccctaACTCCTCCTCCTCCAACAACCACCGCTCTGCTCGCCCCTCTTCTCCATCTCATGATTCTCGCCACCACCGTTCTcgtgacagagaacgtgatcgtgATCGTGAGCGTGAGCGTGATAGAGAACGAGACAACGAGAGAAGAAACCGAGAacgggaaagagaagaagagagtaGATCTAGAGAAAAAAGTAGGGTCGAGAAACAAGTGgaaagagagaaggagaaagaactTGATGCTATCAAAGAACAGTACTTAGGTACTAAAAAACCTAAGAAGAGAGTGATTAAACCTAGCGAGAAGTTCAGGTTTTCGTTCGATTGGGAGAATACAGAGGATACATCGAGAGATATGAATGCTCTTTATCAGAATCCACATGAGGCTCAGCTTTTGTTTGGCAGAGGGTTTCGAGCTGGTATGGATCGTAGAGAGCAGAAGAAATTAGCTGCCAAAAATGAGAAGGAATTGCGAGAAGAGATTAGGAAGAAGGACGGTATAGAAGAGCGTCCCGAGGATTTGGCGATGCAGAGACAGAAAGAAGAAGCTGCTGATTTATACGATACCTTTGATATGAGAATTGACAGGCATTGGTCTGATAAGAAGCTTGAGGAAATGACTGAAAGAGATTGGAGGATCTTTAGAGAGGATTTCAATATATCATATAAGGGTTCAAAGATTCCCAGGCCTATGAGGAATTGGCGTGAGAGTAATTTGAGTACTGAGTTGTTGAAAGCTGTGGAGAAAGTTGGGTACAAGACTCCGTCTCCGATTCAAATGGCTGCAATTCCGTTGGGCTTGCAGCAGCGTGATGTGATTGGGATTGCCGAGACTGGTTCCGGTAAGACTGCTGCTTTTGTACTTCCTATGTTGACTTATATATCTAGGTTGCCTCCTATGAGTGAGGAGAATGAGGCTGAAGGGCCTTATGCTGTTGTTATGGCGCCTACTAGGGAACTTGCACAACAGATTGAGGATGAGACTGTGAAATTTGCTCATTATTTGGGCATTAAAGTTGTTTCTATTGTGGGTGGACAGTCTATTGAGGAACAAGGGTTTAAGATTAGGCAAGGCTGTGAAGTTGTAATTGCAACTCCTGGACGTTTGATTGATTGTTTGGAGAGGCGTTATGCTGTTCTGAATCAGTGTAATTATGTTGTTCTTGATGAGGCTGATAGGATGATAGATATGGGTTTTGAACCACAAGTGATGGGAGTTTTAGATGCGATGCCTTCGAGTAATTTGAAGCCggaaaatgaagatgaagaacttgaTGCCAAACGTATTTATAGGACCACTTATATGTTTAGTGCTACAATGCCGGCTTCTGTGGAGCGGTTGGCTAGGAAGTACTTGAGGAATCCTGTGGTGGTCAATATTGGAACTGCTGGTAAGGCTACTGAATTGATAACTCAGAATGTAATCATGATAAAGGAATCAGAGAAAATGCCAAGGCTGCAGAAGCTGCTCAATGATCTGGATGAGAAGACCGCAATCGTATTTATCAATACTAAGAAAtcagctgattttctttccaagaATCTGGATAAGAACGGTTACCGTGTGACAGCTCTTCATGGAGGGAAGTCTCAGGAGCAACGTGAAATTAGTCTCGAGGGATTTAGGAACAAGAGGTTCAATGTTCTTGTTGCGACAGATGTGGCTGGGCGTGGAATTGATATCCCTGATGTTGCGCATGTCATAAACTATGATATGCCAGGGAATATTGAAATGTACACTCATCGTATTGGAAGAACAGGTCGTGCTGGTAAGACTGGTGTGGCCACAACATTTTTGACTTTGCACGACACGGATGTCTTCTATGATCTTAAGCAGATGCTTACTCAGAGCAACAGCCCTGTGCCACCTGAGCTGGCTAGGCATGAAGCTGCGAAGTTCAAGCCGGGGTCTGTTCCAGACAGACCTGCTCGACGAAATGACATGGTTTATGCCCAGCATTAG
- the LOC113278913 gene encoding uncharacterized protein LOC113278913 — MVKSMVGVGRQQRFFVTSSAPKMKPATGTYDHHYSQQQRQQLNSSKPSSSWSVKGDYVPVYVSAGLILLAGLIGVHTINQQLSHNPAVRLKKKRRETLSEVEEPELVMEESDKFINKSFFRKVAHIQDFNNDQSKTIPDTMRGDAFTRRPRNVETLKSVGVDPKDH, encoded by the exons ATGGTGAAATCAATGGTGGGAGTTGGTAGGCAGCAGAGGTTTTTCGTGACATCATCTGCACCGAAAATGAAACCAGCTACTGGGACATACGATCATCACTATTCTCAACAGCAACGTCAACAATTGAATTCATCTAAACCAAGCAGCAGTTGGAGCGTTAAAGGGGATTACGTACCAGTGTACGTGTCAGCCGGTTTAATATTGCTGGCAGGACTAATAGGAGTGCACACTATTAACCAGCAGTTAAGTCATAACCCAGCTGTGAgactgaagaagaagagaagagaaacaTTGTCAGAGGTGGAGGAGCCAGAGCTTGTGATGGAGGAATCTGACAAGTTCATCAACAAATCATTTTTCAGGAAGGTTGCTCATATCCAGGACTTCAACAACGACCAATCCAAAACCATTCCTGATACCATGCGTGGAGATGCTTTCACTCG CAGACCACGGAACGTGGAGACGCTGAAATCAGTTGGAGTTGATCCCAAAGATCATTGA